Proteins co-encoded in one Gossypium arboreum isolate Shixiya-1 chromosome 11, ASM2569848v2, whole genome shotgun sequence genomic window:
- the LOC108472771 gene encoding cytochrome P450 724B1-like → MAEGDSCWVAVLVGGVVGFILVVVLNHFWPLLFKGKGGTVPKGSFGWPLLGETFSFLKPHSSNSVGAFLHDHCSRYGKVFKSHLFFSPTVVSCDPELNYFILQTEGKLFECSYPKPIHGILGKVSMLVAVGDTHKRLRNAALSLVTITKSKPEFLHDIENIAIQILDSWKNKPKVIFCEEARKFTFNVIVKQVLGLTPQEPETSEILEDFLTFMRGLISLPLYIPGTPYARAVQARSRISSTVKAIVEKRRARRRNNNDDDDDNNNSKKNSDFLEILLSVDTLSEDEKVSFVLDSLLGGYETTSLLMCMVVHFLSHSPAALQQLKQEHLKIRSMKQKHDHLDWEDYKKMEFTQYVINEALRYGNVVKFVHRKALKDVKYKGYLIPSGWKVLPVFTAVHLDPSLHANAPQFHPWRWESQDPTCKKFTPFGGGSRCCPGSDLAKVEVAFFLHHLVQNFRWKTEGEDQPIAYPYVEFQRGLVLNVDPCSETTM, encoded by the exons ATGGCTGAAGGTGATTCTTGCTGGGTGGCTGTTTTGGTTGGGGGAGTTGTTGGTTTTATTCTAGTTGTTGTGTTGAACCATTTCTGGCCTTTGCTCTTCAAGGGTAAGGGTGGGACTGTCCCCAAGGGGAGTTTTGGATGGCCTTTACTTGGGGAAACATTTAGCTTCTTAAAGCCTCACTCTTCCAATTCTGTGGGGGCGTTTCTTCATGATCATTGTTCTAG GTATGGGAAGGTGTTCAAATCCCATTTGTTCTTCTCCCCCACTGTGGTATCATGTGACCCAGAGCTAAACTATTTCATACTTCAAACTGAAGGCAAGCTGTTCGAGTGTAGTTATCCAAAGCCTATCCATGGCATCTTGGGCAAGGTTTCAATGCTTGTGGCAGTGGGAGACACTCACAAGAGGCTCAGAAATGCAGCACTCTCACTGGTCACCATTACCAAATCAAAACCTGAGTTTCTCCATGACATTGAAAACATAGCCATTCAAATTCTGGACTCAtggaaaaataaaccaaaagtcATCTTCTGTGAAGAGGCTAGAAAG TTCACATTCAATGTAATAGTAAAGCAAGTGTTAGGGTTGACACCACAAGAGCCAGAGACTTCAGAAATTCTAGAAGATTTTCTCACTTTTATGAGAGGCCTCATCTCTCTCCCTCTCTATATTCCTGGAACCCCATATGCAAGAGCTGTTCAG GCTAGAAGCAGAATATCTTCTACTGTCAAAGCTATTGTAGAGAAAAGAAGAGCAAGAAGaagaaataataatgatgatgatgatgataataataattctAAAAAAAACAGTGATTTCCTAGAAATCCTTCTATCTGTTGATACCTTATCTGAAGATGAAAAAGTGAGCTTTGTTTTGGATTCTTTATTGGGTGGCTACGAAACTACTTCCCTTTTGATGTGTATGGTGGTTCATTTCTTAAGCCACTCCCCAGCTGCATTGCAACAGTTAAAG CAAGAACATCTTAAAATAAGGAGCATGAAGCAGAAACATGATCATTTGGACTGGGAggattataagaaaatggaattCACTCAATAT GTCATCAATGAAGCTCTCAGATATGGCAACGTTGTCAAATTCGTTCACCGAAAGGCTCTTAAAGATGTCAAATATAAag GTTACCTAATTCCATCAGGATGGAAGGTCCTACCTGTTTTCACTGCAGTTCATTTAGACCCATCTCTCCATGCAAATGCTCCCCAGTTCCATCCATGGCGGTGGGAG AGCCAGGATCCCACATGCAAAAAATTTACACCCTTTGGAGGTGGGTCAAGATGCTGTCCTGGATCTGACCTAGCCAAGGTTGAGGTTGCTTTCTTCCTCCACCACCTTGTTCAAAACTTCAG GTGGAAAACAGAAGGTGAGGATCAACCTATAGCATACCCCTATGTCGAATTTCAAAGAGGATTGGTTTTGAATGTGGATCCATGTTCGGAAACTACTATGTAG
- the LOC108472542 gene encoding subtilisin-like protease SBT5.3 yields MRLSTLSLVSLMVFFLLLRPGFTAQKSYVIYLGEHLRGLGSAWVNVDAVTETHYEFLGSFLGSREDARQAIFYSYTRHINGFAANLADEVASEIARHPEVVSVFMNKGRKLHTTRSWEFLRLEQNGVVPSNSIWNKARYGEDTIIGNLDTGVWPESKSFSDDGYGPIPSKWKGICQNDIDTRFHCNRKLIGARYFNKGYAAIVGSKFNSSFNTPRDNDGHGTHTLSTAGGNLVAKASAFGFGKGTAKGGSPRARVVTYKVCWPPVGGEECFDADILAAFDMAIHDGVDVLSVSLGGEPIDFFNDSIAIGSFHAIKHGIVVVCSAGNSGPADGTVVNIAPWQITVGASTMDREFPSIVVLGNDMHYKGQSLSTKVLPHQKFFPLISAADAKVANASVQTALFCQAGAIDPKKATGKVLVCLRGMNGGVEKGQQAALAGAVGMILANDIFTDNEILVEAHVLPASNINYTDGLTVFTYINSTKNPTAYITPVTTQIGKKPAPVMAAFSSKGPNTITPEILKPDITAPGVSVIAAYTEAEGPTNEDFDKRRVQFNSLSGTSMSCPHVSGIVGLLKTLYPNWSPAAIKSAIMTSATTLDNLNEPILNASNIKAGPFSYGAGHVQPNLAMDPGLVYDLTPTDYLNFLCALGYNETLISLFSKNTYKCPNPINLANLNYPSITIPNLGGSITVTRTVKNVGSPGTYRAKVMRPMGISIYVKPRKLKFEKAGEEKTFSVTLKVKNAQAIKEYVFGELIWSDNVHYVRSPIVVKAV; encoded by the exons ATGAGGCTTTCTACCCTCTCTTTAGTTTCTCTCatggttttctttcttttgctgaGACCTGGATTTACCGCTCAAAAG TCATATGTAATATACCTGGGAGAACACTTACGTGGACTGGGATCTGCATGGGTTAACGTGGACGCCGTGACGGAAACACACTACGAGTTTCTGGGCTCATTCTTGGGAAG CCGGGAGGATGCACGACAGGCTATCTTTTACTCTTATACCAGACACATCAATGGTTTCGCTGCAAATTTAGCTGATGAAGTAGCCTCTGAGATTGCAA GGCATCCTGAAGTAGTTTCAGTTTTCATGAACAAGGGAAGAAAACTACATACAACTCGATCATGGGAATTCCTAAGATTGGAGCAGAACGGCGTCGTTCCATCGAACTCAATCTGGAACAAGGCCAGATATGGTGAAGACACGATCATCGGAAATCTTGACACGG GTGTGTGGCCTGAATCAAAAAGCTTCAGCGATGATGGGTATGGACCGATTCCATCCAAGTGGAAGGGCATTTGCCAAAATGACATTGACACCCGATTTCATTGCAATAG gaagctaattggaGCAAGGTACTTCAACAAAGGTTATGCTGCCATTGTTGGCAGCAAATTCAACTCTTCCTTCAATACACCACGAGACAATGATGGTCATGGAACGCATACTTTATCCACTGCTGGGGGTAACTTGGTAGCCAAAGCAAGTGCTTTCGGCTTTGGTAAGGGAACAGCAAAAGGAGGGTCACCTAGAGCTAGAGTAGTGACATACAAGGTGTGCTGGCCACCCGTTGGAGGAGAAGAATGTTTTGATGCAGATATATTGGCAGCTTTCGACATGGCCATTCATGACGGTGTTGATGTTCTGTCTGTGTCACTAGGAGGAGAACCCATTGACTTTTTTAATGACAGCATTGCGATTGGCTCTTTTCATGCTATCAAGCATGGAATTGTTGTGGTCTGCTCTGCTGGCAATTCAGGACCTGCTGATGGTACGGTTGTAAACATTGCTCCATGGCAGATCACTGTTGGAGCTAGCACCATGGATAGGGAGTTTCCTAGTATTGTTGTCCTCGGCAATGATATGCACTACAAG GGACAAAGTTTATCAACCAAAGTTTTACCACACCAGAAGTTCTTCCCGCTGATAAGTGCAGCCGATGCCAAGGTGGCTAATGCATCAGTTCAAACCGC ATTGTTCTGTCAGGCCGGAGCCATTGATCCCAAAAAGGCAACAGGAAAGGTTTTGGTATGTCTTCGAGGGATGAATGGAGGAGTGGAGAAGGGTCAGCAAGCAGCTCTGGCTGGTGCTGTGGGCATGATTCTTGCTAATGACATTTTCACAGACAATGAAATTTTAGTTGAGGCTCATGTCCTCCCTGCTTCAAATATCAATTACACCGATGGTCTCACTGTTTTCACTTACATTAATTCAACAAA GAATCCCACTGCTTATATTACACCTGTAACCACTCAAATTGGCAAAAAGCCAGCCCCTGTCATGGCAGCATTTTCATCCAAGGGACCCAACACAATCACACCCGAGATACTCAAG CCTGATATCACCGCACCAGGAGTGAGTGTAATAGCTGCGTATACAGAAGCAGAAGGGCCGACAAACGAGGATTTCGACAAGCGCCGAGTTCAATTCAACTCTTTATCGGGCACTTCGATGTCGTGCCCTCATGTTTCAGGCATTGTTGGCCTACTTAAAACCCTTTATCCTAACTGGAGTCCCGCGGCCATCAAATCAGCTATTATGACCTCCG CAACCACATTGGATAACCTGAATGAGCCAATTCTAAATGCATCAAACATCAAAGCAGGACCATTCAGCTATGGAGCCGGACATGTACAACCTAATCTTGCTATGGATCCCGGGCTTGTTTATGACTTAACCCCCACTGATTACCTAAACTTCCTATGCGCTTTGGGGTACAATGAAACACTAATTTCACTGTTCTCAAAGAACACCTACAAGTGCCCCAACCCAATCAATCTTGCCAACTTAAACTATCCTTCAATCACAATCCCTAACCTTGGTGGATCCATTACAGTGACCAGGACCGTTAAAAATGTTGGTTCACCAGGTACTTACAGAGCTAAAGTGATGAGACCGATGGGAATTTCGATTTATGTTAAGCCCCGAAAATTGAAGTTCGAAAAGGCTGGTGAAGAGAAGACATTCAGTGTTACACTCAAGGTTAAGAATGCTCAGGCAATTAAGGAGTATGTATTTGGAGAGCTGATATGGTCAGACAATGTACACTATGTAAGGAGTCCTATAGTAGTGAAGGCAGTCTAA